One Anolis carolinensis isolate JA03-04 chromosome 4, rAnoCar3.1.pri, whole genome shotgun sequence DNA window includes the following coding sequences:
- the ogfr gene encoding opioid growth factor receptor, producing MAARKAAGEGEEEGQASEDSEEEEEEEEEEEEGYCEYDSTWEEEEDEDGGGGRKARLKEAPVASGPKTPEKQSWWASGGQEQRKTNLLSVGFRRCKNTKRRNWMAARDMQKYRWRYPDLEETDVEEAEMWNLSFYKNEIRFMPNGLHIDDLLEKWQNDYGILEENHSYIQWLFPLREQGMNWRAKLLTCQEIEAFKKSKEVMERFVRAYKLMLGFYGIEMINEETGELRRAENWCERFENLNRYSHNNLRITRILKCLGEMGYEHYQVRLVQFFLTETLVHQKLPNVLMSALDYFMFTVRSKQKRRDLVHFAWQHYKPRREFGWGPHKKLRKFKAKTLELVVSSKVEKVSDEDDKQVQLERKDLAEESGAESENLKESKKRKLEMSKLSGECNGLLNSPTDIEKISCNLKEFVIDGTCPVPEETSSTLVSEGGDGSSRNIKESETVSTVVKRRKIEELAPGEDAAGMSEKVDTKLIPSENQETICSTSVIEKTDQVCQDETKVDAAPPATNLADSKSTGENSQADSQTRAEPDLSLINHTVDKTPEPQSTSSPEKEESLTCDSQPAIEREADAKIGPKEENVEEKKEDDAHKNIAADLENTIVKPEETENPIARPEGEE from the exons ATGGCGGCGAGGAAGGCTGcaggggaaggagaggaagaagggcaGGCCAGCGAGgattccgaggaggaggaggaagaagaggaggaggaggaggaaggctacTGCGAGTACGACTctacctgggaggaggaggaggatgaggatggaggaggaggaagaaaagcaaGGCTGAAGGAGGCTCCAGTGGCATCAGGACCCAAAACCCCCGAAAAGCAGAGCTGGTGGGCCTCAGGTGGACAG GAGCAGCGAAAGACAAACCTTTTGTCAGTGGGTTTTAGAAGATGTAAG AACACAAAGAGACGCAACTGGATGGCAGCAAGAGATATGCAGAAGTACAGGTGGCGTTATCCG gaTTTGGAAGAAACTGATGTAGAAGAGGCAGAAATGTGGAATCTAAGCTTTTACAAAAATGAGATTCGTTTCATGCCTAACg GCCTCCATATTGATGACCTCCTTGAGAAGTGGCAGAATGACTATGGAATTCTAGAAGAAAACCATTCCTATATTCAGTG gCTGTTTCCTTTGCGTGAACAGGGGATGAACTGGCGGGCGAAGCTTCTCACCTGCCAAGAAATTGAG GCCTTCAAAAAATCTAAGGAAGTGATGGAGAGGTTTGTCCGGGCTTACAAGCTCATGCTGGGATTTTATGGCATCGAGATGATCAATGAAGAAACCGGAGAGCTGAGAAGAGCAGAGAACTGGTGCGAGAGGTTTGAGAACCTCAACCG GTACAGCCACAACAATTTACGGATCACTCGcattttgaaatgcttgggagaGATGGGATATGAACACTATCAGGTGCGTCTAGTGCAGTTCTTCCTGACAGAGACCTTAGTTCATCAGAAGCTCCCCAATGTGTTGATGAGCGCCTTAGACTACTTCATGTTCACGGTCCGAAGCAAGCAGAAGCGGCGCGATTTGGTCCATTTTGCGTGGCAGCACTACAAACCCAGGAGGGAGTTTGGCTGGGGTCCGCACAAGAAACTCCGGAAATTCAAGGCTAAGACCCTGGAATTGGTGGTCAGCTCCAAGGTGGAGAAGGTCAGCGATGAAGATGATAAACAGGTCCAATTGGAAAGGAAAGATCTTGCGGAGGAGAGTGGAGCAGAGAGTGAAAACCTCAAGGAATCCAAGAAGAGGAAGTTGGAAATGAGCAAATTAAGTGGGGAGTGCAATGGGTTACTGAACAGTCCCACTGATATTGAGAAGATCTCCTGCAATCTCAAAGAGTTTGTGATTGATGGCACTTGTCCAGTTCCAGAAGAGACCTCAAGCACATTGGTGTCTGAAGGAGGCGATGGAAGCAGTAGAAACATAAAGGAGTCTGAAACAGTCAGTACGGTGGTTAAAAGGCGAAAAATTGAGGAGTTGGCACCAGGAGAGGATGCTGCAGGGATGTCTGAGAAAGTAGACACCAAGTTGATACCTTCTGAGAATCAGGAAACAATTTGCTCCACTTCCGTTATTGAGAAGACCGATCAGGTTTGCCaagatgaaaccaaagtagatGCTGCTCCTCCTGCAACCAATCTGGCCGACAGCAAAAGCACAGGCGAGAACTCACAAGCTGATTCCCAAACAAGGGCCGAGCCTGATCTTTCACTCATTAACCACACTGTGGACAAAACTCCTGAACCTCAATCTACCTCTTCACCTGAAAAGGAGGAATCTCTGACCTGTGATAGCCAGCCAGCCATTGAAAGAGAAGCTGATGCCAAGATAGGTCCAAAAGAGGAGAatgtggaagaaaaaaaagaggacgATGCACATAAGAACATAGCGGCAGACCTGGAAAACACTATAGTAAAGCCTGAAGAAACAGAAAACCCTATAGCAAGGCCTGAAGGAGAAGAATAG